A stretch of Hydractinia symbiolongicarpus strain clone_291-10 chromosome 9, HSymV2.1, whole genome shotgun sequence DNA encodes these proteins:
- the LOC130656350 gene encoding uncharacterized protein LOC130656350 isoform X1 — MNSPRDTFLSDNEHMPHTSSVDLQNADTSAHSDFNSNDLKLIDHSTPTPLEDDEVFQVIKIADKPDENENIEVEHFTGKTVDSRLVIVSWKIRQFSLLNRALKPGVIIFQYKADASLQSILTDVKELLKGEKCVSLAFICHGNPGSLTICKEQILSYHNIDDTTIKDFFNNLISTVIERSNPNAHLDLLSTSLVLSGDGQFVVQALQDYIQIPVIASKDILGSDIKRNDINLSNVGELYFNANLLRTWSGSGSQSISNYEKIRTIGRGAYGTAVLYRKKDDDSLVVLKEITIIDLNATERQAAMNEVKVLSMLSHPNIVSYYDSFDEDGILWIEMEYADGGTLHEFLAKQESDLEEKEILIMFSQMVSALKYCHDNNILHRDLKTQNIFLTQEAKVKLGDFGIAKIMTTHNAGNFTVVGTPYYISPEMCEGKPYDSKSDIWALGCILYEMANLTRTFDGTNLPALITKIVKGTFAPIKETYTPEFRLLVRDLLQKDPTARPNTEEILFNRLAELLQRYDDCDEKSDSQPPVNYGRTRSLLYYCDVSAMQLYPIFDLPVKIQIAEVSIGLGHIVGVSIERGIYTWGDNSYGQLGHGDLEPRENATEVVLLRGKSVVRSSCGDYFSTFLSDNGLVLTCGQGEYGCLGHGDWNTLTRPKLVDELLTLDIVSLTTGSYHLAVTTAEGEVYTWGCGEDGRLGHGNEENYSVPTKVKFVTEHVFIKVAHCSSDGTVFIADTGSMFACGRNQGNKLGLNPRQGFLFQFRSRSSKNTVEHVKVPTLIKDLCKYQISDIQFGATHIAMINEQGRLYTNGSNTEGQLACGNTKPRETISVVKGFEDGVSTIACGSTFSLAGVQETIGQNTVNSVYFWGTKPSLKRSRTVSSSDSFNISRSGKHRKVSMAVEDDSSSISDVEAGSSRNDSDSSFVVSSRKTSTVDSARRSAERRSAGSESSRARARTIFDEIGDVEENETRRMYLKNLFKGSNMQTLNLVSKENVPVVTPQLAFKFKSIGGIEGYSENEEFPVVLQEIKCFNDHVVIHLETTAPPPKKKKSLRQKSFDSSYSSANSNAKEESSENSEMETSGEIPTWIKNELEEGIVVSDGSSKIKVEKQPVYVDSGHASDDEENDEVDVEMKFQPVRSRSFDSMSRRSSVNAQSRDPNFNIVPKLKKMGSLLKIQEEASTETKIIDGVAITSSIAEVDSPRVADNDENNNLDPLSVTQVFPLPTSSVSPDLKRKPNAQVSARSSDEVEYTTVKKINLKNPNSAEAERKKIPKEKPVQSKARLKRTQQIRTNNAYVHKTLYRPQDRNIKEKRVQQERVSSASDADDRKDKKRVKPMSKKEDEEKKLIEEIQRQAKVSEEKLREEIQKIQEEKEEREVALKKMHDLQLQQREELNKKQEQEAKKREQILKNEIHELKSDLNNQNSKLQDNYNILLSLQEQLLRMQQSQIKPSPLEKQHVQPLKENPKEASHKSPKSSVCLIM; from the exons ATGAATAGTCCTCGTGACACCTTCTTATCCGACAATGAGCACATGCCACATACTAGTTCTGTTGATTTACAAAATGCTGACACCTCTGCACATTCAGATTTTAATTCTAATGATCTCAAACTAATCGATCACAGCACACCTACACCGCTAGAAGATGATGAAGTTTTTCAGGTTATTAAAATTGCAGACAAACCAGATGAAAATGAGAACATCGAAGTTGAACACTTTACAGGAAAAACAGTTGATTCTCGTCTTGTGATTGTCTCATGGAAAATTCGCCAGTTCTCATTGTTAAATAGAGCTTTAAAGCCtggtgtgattattttccaATACAAAGCTGATGCGAGTCTACAGTCTATATTGACAGATGTCAAAGAGTTGCTAAAGGGAGAGAAATGTGTTAGCTTAGCATTTATATGTCATGGAAATCCAGGCAGTTTAACTATCTGCAAAGAGCAG ATCCTGTCATACCACAATATTGATGATACTACAATAAAAGATTTCTTTAATAATCTCATCAGTACCGTGATTGAACGTTCAAATCCTAATGCTCACTTAGATCTCTTGTCCACCTCACTTGTTTTGTCAGGAGATGGGCAGTTTGTAGTACAAGCATTGCAGGATTACATTCAG ATTCCTGTCATTGCAAGTAAAGATATCTTGGGTTCTGACATAAAAAGAAATGACATAAACTT AAGTAATGTTGGAGAATTGTATTTTAATGCCAACCTTCTGAGAACTTGGTCTGGCTCAGGTAGTCAATCAATCAGTAACTATGAAAAAATTAGAACTATTGGCAGAG GTGCATATGGTACGGCTGTGCTATACAGAAAAAAGGACGACGATTCTTTAGTTGTTTTGAAAGAGATAACAATAATTGATTTAAATGCCACTGAACGTCAAGCTGCAATGAATGAG GTAAAAGTTTTAAGTATGTTGAGTCATCCGAACATTGTAAGTTATTATGACAGTTTTGATGAAGACGGCATTCTATGGATTGAAATGGAATATGCTGATGGCGG TACACTACACGAGTTTCTGGCAAAACAAGAAAGTGACTTGGAAGAAAAAGAGATATTGATCATGTTCTCGCAGATGGTGTCTGCTCTGAAGTATTGCCATGACAACAACATACTACACAG ggATTTGAAAACCCAGAACATATTTTTAACGCAAGAAGCGAAAGTAAAATTGGGAGATTTTGGCATTGCAAAAATAATGACAACTCATAATGCTGGTAATTTTACAGTTGTTGGCACACCATACTACATCTCTCCTGAAATG TGTGAGGGAAAGCCTTATGATAGCAAAAGCGATATTTGGGCTTTAGGCTGTATATTATACGAAATGGCAAACTTGACAAGAACATTCGATGGAACCAACTTGCCAGCCCTGATTACTAAAATTGTGAAG GGTACTTTTGCACCTATCAAAGAAACTTATACCCCAGAATTTCGCCTTTTG GTTCGAGATTTGCTTCAGAAAGATCCAACAGCAAGACCTAATACTGAAGAAATCTTGTTTAACAGACTTGCCGAG TTATTGCAACGTTATGATGACTGTGATGAGAAGTCAGACAGTCAACCGCCAGTAAACTATGGCAGAACAAG ATCCTTGCTTTATTATTGTGATGTTAGTGCTATGCAGTTGTACCCAATTTTTGATTTACCAGTCAAAATACAAATTGCAGAG GTTTCAATTGGCTTAGGACATATTGTTGGAGTTAGCATTGAACGTGGTATATACACCTGGGGAGATAACAGTTATGGCCAACTAGGCCATGGTGATCTTGAACCAAGAGAAAATGCTACTGAGGTGGTTTTACTCAGAGGAAAATCTGTTGTTAG GTCGTCCTGTGGAGATTACTTCTCTACATTTTTGAGTGATAATGGACTAGTGTTAACATGTGGTCAGGGTGAATATGGATGTTTGGGACATGGAGATTGGAACACACTTACTCGACCAAAACTTGTTGACGAGTTACTTACCCTCGATATTGTGTCATTGACCACTGGTTCATACCATCTTGCAGTTACTACAGCTGAGGGTGAAGTGTACACATGGGGTTGTGGTGAAGATGGACGACTGGGACATGGGAATGAAGAGAACTA TTCAGTTCCAACTAAAGTGAAATTCGTCACAGAGCATGTTTTTATTAAAGTTGCACATTGTTCAAGTGATGGTACTGTGTTCATCGCTGATACAGGCTCAATGTTTGCATGTGGAag aaatcaaGGCAATAAGCTTGGTTTAAATCCGCGCCAAGGTTTTCTTTTTCAGTTCAGGTCAAGATCTAGTAAA aacACAGTGGAGCATGTAAAGGTCCCTACACTCATTAAAGATTTGTGCAAGTATCAAATTTCAGATATACAATTTGGTGCAACGCATATTGCTATGATTAACGAGCAAGGTCGCTTGTATACAAATGGCAGCAACACAGAAGGTCAGTTGGCGTGTGGCAACACAAAACCAAGAGAAACAATTTCAGTTGTGAAAGGTTTTGAAGATGGTGTATCT acTATTGCATGCGGCTCCACCTTCTCACTTGCTGGTGTGCAAGAAACGATTGGCCAGAATACGGTCAATTCGGTCTATTTTTGGGGTACAAAACCAAGCTTAAAGAGAAGTAGAACAGTTTCTTCAAGTGATTCGTTTAACATTAGTAGGTCTGGCAAGCATAGAAAAGTATCAATGGCTGTTGAAGACGACAGCAGTTCAATCAGCGATGTTGAAGCTGG CTCTTCACGTAATGACTCTGACTCTTCATTTGTTGTGTCATCGAGGAAAACGAGCACTGTAGACTCAGCTCGGAGATCAGCTGAAAGACGGTCAGCTGGTAGCGAGTCATCCCGTGCACGAGCAa ggacTATTTTTGACGAGATTGGTGACGTGGAAGAAAATGAAACTCGTAGAATGTATCTCAAGAATTTGTTCAAAGGTTCCAACATGCAAACATTAAATTTAGTGTCGAAAGAAAATGTCCCCGTGGTTACTCCACAGTTGGCATTCAAGTTTAAATCTATTGGTGGCATAGAGG GTTACAGTGAGAATGAAGAATTCCCTGTTGTTCTGCAAGAAATCAAATGTTTCAACGATCACGTTGTTATCCACTTGGAAACGACAGCTCCACCGCCTAAGAAAAAGAAGTCACTACGTCAGAAGAGTTTCGATAGCTCTTATTCAAG tgcAAACAGTAATGCAAAAGAGGAAAGTTCTGAAAATTCAGAAATGGAAACATCTggagaa ATTCCGACGTGGATTAAAAATGAACTCGAGGAAGGCATCGTGGTTTCTGATGGAAGCAGTAAGATAAAAGTTGAGAAACAACCTGTGTATGTTGACAGCGGTCACGCTAGTGATGACGAAGAAAATGACGAGGTTGATGTTGAAATGAAGTTCCAGCCGGTTCGAAGTCGATCATTTGATTCTATGTCTCGTCGCAGCAGTGTCAATGCTCAAAGTAGGGATCCAAACTTTAATATTGTACCGAAATTGAAAAAGATGGGTTCGTTGCTTAAAATACAGGAGGAAGCGTCAACTGAAACGAAAATAATCGACGGGGTTGCCATCACGTCATCCATTGCTGAAGTGGACAGCCCACGTGTTGCTGACAACgacgaaaataataatttg gaTCCATTGTCAGTAACCCAAGTGTTTCCTCTCCCAACGAGCTCAGTGTCACCGGATTTGAAGAGAAAACCGAATGCTCAAGTGAGTGCAAGAAGCTCAGATGAAGTTGAATACACTACTGTTAAGAAAATTAACCTGAAAAAT CCGAATTCAGCTGAAGCAGAAAG GAAAAAAATACCTAAAGAGAAACCGGTCCAAAGTAAAGCAAG attaaaaagaacacaaCAGATCAGAACGAACAACGCGTACGTACATAAAACACT ATACAGGCCCCAGGACAGAAATATTAAAGAGAAAAG aGTACAGCAAGAAAGAGTTTCATCAGCGAGTGACGCTGATGATCGAAAAGATAAAAAGAGAGTAAAACCAATGTCGAAAAAAGAAGACGAGGAAAAG AAACTCATTGAAGAGATTCAAAGGCAGGCGAAAGTATCTGAAGAGAAACTGAGAGAAGAGATACAAAAAATACAGGAAGAAAAAGAAGAG CGAGAAGTAGCGTTGAAGAAAATGCACGACCTTCAACTTCAACAACGTGAAGAGTTGAATAAAAAGCAGGAACAAGAAGCAAAG AAAAGAGAGCAAATATTGAAGAATGAAATTCACGAACTGAAAAGTGATCTGAATAAC CAAAACAGTAAACTTCAAGATAACTACAACATTTTGCTGTCGTTGCAAGAGCAGTTACTACGTATGCAACAG agtCAAATAAAACCTTCACCATTAGAAAAG CAGCATGTGCAACCATTAAAAGAAAATCCGAAAGAAGCTTCCCACAAGTCACCAAAAAGCTCAGTATGTCTAATCATGTAG
- the LOC130656350 gene encoding uncharacterized protein LOC130656350 isoform X3, with translation MNSPRDTFLSDNEHMPHTSSVDLQNADTSAHSDFNSNDLKLIDHSTPTPLEDDEVFQVIKIADKPDENENIEVEHFTGKTVDSRLVIVSWKIRQFSLLNRALKPGVIIFQYKADASLQSILTDVKELLKGEKCVSLAFICHGNPGSLTICKEQILSYHNIDDTTIKDFFNNLISTVIERSNPNAHLDLLSTSLVLSGDGQFVVQALQDYIQIPVIASKDILGSDIKRNDINLSNVGELYFNANLLRTWSGSGSQSISNYEKIRTIGRGAYGTAVLYRKKDDDSLVVLKEITIIDLNATERQAAMNEVKVLSMLSHPNIVSYYDSFDEDGILWIEMEYADGGTLHEFLAKQESDLEEKEILIMFSQMVSALKYCHDNNILHRDLKTQNIFLTQEAKVKLGDFGIAKIMTTHNAGNFTVVGTPYYISPEMCEGKPYDSKSDIWALGCILYEMANLTRTFDGTNLPALITKIVKGTFAPIKETYTPEFRLLVRDLLQKDPTARPNTEEILFNRLAELLQRYDDCDEKSDSQPPVNYGRTRSLLYYCDVSAMQLYPIFDLPVKIQIAEVSIGLGHIVGVSIERGIYTWGDNSYGQLGHGDLEPRENATEVVLLRGKSVVRSSCGDYFSTFLSDNGLVLTCGQGEYGCLGHGDWNTLTRPKLVDELLTLDIVSLTTGSYHLAVTTAEGEVYTWGCGEDGRLGHGNEENYSVPTKVKFVTEHVFIKVAHCSSDGTVFIADTGSMFACGRNQGNKLGLNPRQGFLFQFRSRSSKNTVEHVKVPTLIKDLCKYQISDIQFGATHIAMINEQGRLYTNGSNTEGQLACGNTKPRETISVVKGFEDGVSTIACGSTFSLAGVQETIGQNTVNSVYFWGTKPSLKRSRTVSSSDSFNISRSGKHRKVSMAVEDDSSSISDVEAGSSRNDSDSSFVVSSRKTSTVDSARRSAERRSAGSESSRARARTIFDEIGDVEENETRRMYLKNLFKGSNMQTLNLVSKENVPVVTPQLAFKFKSIGGIEGYSENEEFPVVLQEIKCFNDHVVIHLETTAPPPKKKKSLRQKSFDSSYSSANSNAKEESSENSEMETSGEIPTWIKNELEEGIVVSDGSSKIKVEKQPVYVDSGHASDDEENDEVDVEMKFQPVRSRSFDSMSRRSSVNAQSRDPNFNIVPKLKKMGSLLKIQEEASTETKIIDGVAITSSIAEVDSPRVADNDENNNLDPLSVTQVFPLPTSSVSPDLKRKPNAQVSARSSDEVEYTTVKKINLKNPNSAEAERKKIPKEKPVQSKARLKRTQQIRTNNAVQQERVSSASDADDRKDKKRVKPMSKKEDEEKKLIEEIQRQAKVSEEKLREEIQKIQEEKEEREVALKKMHDLQLQQREELNKKQEQEAKKREQILKNEIHELKSDLNNQNSKLQDNYNILLSLQEQLLRMQQSQIKPSPLEKQHVQPLKENPKEASHKSPKSSVCLIM, from the exons ATGAATAGTCCTCGTGACACCTTCTTATCCGACAATGAGCACATGCCACATACTAGTTCTGTTGATTTACAAAATGCTGACACCTCTGCACATTCAGATTTTAATTCTAATGATCTCAAACTAATCGATCACAGCACACCTACACCGCTAGAAGATGATGAAGTTTTTCAGGTTATTAAAATTGCAGACAAACCAGATGAAAATGAGAACATCGAAGTTGAACACTTTACAGGAAAAACAGTTGATTCTCGTCTTGTGATTGTCTCATGGAAAATTCGCCAGTTCTCATTGTTAAATAGAGCTTTAAAGCCtggtgtgattattttccaATACAAAGCTGATGCGAGTCTACAGTCTATATTGACAGATGTCAAAGAGTTGCTAAAGGGAGAGAAATGTGTTAGCTTAGCATTTATATGTCATGGAAATCCAGGCAGTTTAACTATCTGCAAAGAGCAG ATCCTGTCATACCACAATATTGATGATACTACAATAAAAGATTTCTTTAATAATCTCATCAGTACCGTGATTGAACGTTCAAATCCTAATGCTCACTTAGATCTCTTGTCCACCTCACTTGTTTTGTCAGGAGATGGGCAGTTTGTAGTACAAGCATTGCAGGATTACATTCAG ATTCCTGTCATTGCAAGTAAAGATATCTTGGGTTCTGACATAAAAAGAAATGACATAAACTT AAGTAATGTTGGAGAATTGTATTTTAATGCCAACCTTCTGAGAACTTGGTCTGGCTCAGGTAGTCAATCAATCAGTAACTATGAAAAAATTAGAACTATTGGCAGAG GTGCATATGGTACGGCTGTGCTATACAGAAAAAAGGACGACGATTCTTTAGTTGTTTTGAAAGAGATAACAATAATTGATTTAAATGCCACTGAACGTCAAGCTGCAATGAATGAG GTAAAAGTTTTAAGTATGTTGAGTCATCCGAACATTGTAAGTTATTATGACAGTTTTGATGAAGACGGCATTCTATGGATTGAAATGGAATATGCTGATGGCGG TACACTACACGAGTTTCTGGCAAAACAAGAAAGTGACTTGGAAGAAAAAGAGATATTGATCATGTTCTCGCAGATGGTGTCTGCTCTGAAGTATTGCCATGACAACAACATACTACACAG ggATTTGAAAACCCAGAACATATTTTTAACGCAAGAAGCGAAAGTAAAATTGGGAGATTTTGGCATTGCAAAAATAATGACAACTCATAATGCTGGTAATTTTACAGTTGTTGGCACACCATACTACATCTCTCCTGAAATG TGTGAGGGAAAGCCTTATGATAGCAAAAGCGATATTTGGGCTTTAGGCTGTATATTATACGAAATGGCAAACTTGACAAGAACATTCGATGGAACCAACTTGCCAGCCCTGATTACTAAAATTGTGAAG GGTACTTTTGCACCTATCAAAGAAACTTATACCCCAGAATTTCGCCTTTTG GTTCGAGATTTGCTTCAGAAAGATCCAACAGCAAGACCTAATACTGAAGAAATCTTGTTTAACAGACTTGCCGAG TTATTGCAACGTTATGATGACTGTGATGAGAAGTCAGACAGTCAACCGCCAGTAAACTATGGCAGAACAAG ATCCTTGCTTTATTATTGTGATGTTAGTGCTATGCAGTTGTACCCAATTTTTGATTTACCAGTCAAAATACAAATTGCAGAG GTTTCAATTGGCTTAGGACATATTGTTGGAGTTAGCATTGAACGTGGTATATACACCTGGGGAGATAACAGTTATGGCCAACTAGGCCATGGTGATCTTGAACCAAGAGAAAATGCTACTGAGGTGGTTTTACTCAGAGGAAAATCTGTTGTTAG GTCGTCCTGTGGAGATTACTTCTCTACATTTTTGAGTGATAATGGACTAGTGTTAACATGTGGTCAGGGTGAATATGGATGTTTGGGACATGGAGATTGGAACACACTTACTCGACCAAAACTTGTTGACGAGTTACTTACCCTCGATATTGTGTCATTGACCACTGGTTCATACCATCTTGCAGTTACTACAGCTGAGGGTGAAGTGTACACATGGGGTTGTGGTGAAGATGGACGACTGGGACATGGGAATGAAGAGAACTA TTCAGTTCCAACTAAAGTGAAATTCGTCACAGAGCATGTTTTTATTAAAGTTGCACATTGTTCAAGTGATGGTACTGTGTTCATCGCTGATACAGGCTCAATGTTTGCATGTGGAag aaatcaaGGCAATAAGCTTGGTTTAAATCCGCGCCAAGGTTTTCTTTTTCAGTTCAGGTCAAGATCTAGTAAA aacACAGTGGAGCATGTAAAGGTCCCTACACTCATTAAAGATTTGTGCAAGTATCAAATTTCAGATATACAATTTGGTGCAACGCATATTGCTATGATTAACGAGCAAGGTCGCTTGTATACAAATGGCAGCAACACAGAAGGTCAGTTGGCGTGTGGCAACACAAAACCAAGAGAAACAATTTCAGTTGTGAAAGGTTTTGAAGATGGTGTATCT acTATTGCATGCGGCTCCACCTTCTCACTTGCTGGTGTGCAAGAAACGATTGGCCAGAATACGGTCAATTCGGTCTATTTTTGGGGTACAAAACCAAGCTTAAAGAGAAGTAGAACAGTTTCTTCAAGTGATTCGTTTAACATTAGTAGGTCTGGCAAGCATAGAAAAGTATCAATGGCTGTTGAAGACGACAGCAGTTCAATCAGCGATGTTGAAGCTGG CTCTTCACGTAATGACTCTGACTCTTCATTTGTTGTGTCATCGAGGAAAACGAGCACTGTAGACTCAGCTCGGAGATCAGCTGAAAGACGGTCAGCTGGTAGCGAGTCATCCCGTGCACGAGCAa ggacTATTTTTGACGAGATTGGTGACGTGGAAGAAAATGAAACTCGTAGAATGTATCTCAAGAATTTGTTCAAAGGTTCCAACATGCAAACATTAAATTTAGTGTCGAAAGAAAATGTCCCCGTGGTTACTCCACAGTTGGCATTCAAGTTTAAATCTATTGGTGGCATAGAGG GTTACAGTGAGAATGAAGAATTCCCTGTTGTTCTGCAAGAAATCAAATGTTTCAACGATCACGTTGTTATCCACTTGGAAACGACAGCTCCACCGCCTAAGAAAAAGAAGTCACTACGTCAGAAGAGTTTCGATAGCTCTTATTCAAG tgcAAACAGTAATGCAAAAGAGGAAAGTTCTGAAAATTCAGAAATGGAAACATCTggagaa ATTCCGACGTGGATTAAAAATGAACTCGAGGAAGGCATCGTGGTTTCTGATGGAAGCAGTAAGATAAAAGTTGAGAAACAACCTGTGTATGTTGACAGCGGTCACGCTAGTGATGACGAAGAAAATGACGAGGTTGATGTTGAAATGAAGTTCCAGCCGGTTCGAAGTCGATCATTTGATTCTATGTCTCGTCGCAGCAGTGTCAATGCTCAAAGTAGGGATCCAAACTTTAATATTGTACCGAAATTGAAAAAGATGGGTTCGTTGCTTAAAATACAGGAGGAAGCGTCAACTGAAACGAAAATAATCGACGGGGTTGCCATCACGTCATCCATTGCTGAAGTGGACAGCCCACGTGTTGCTGACAACgacgaaaataataatttg gaTCCATTGTCAGTAACCCAAGTGTTTCCTCTCCCAACGAGCTCAGTGTCACCGGATTTGAAGAGAAAACCGAATGCTCAAGTGAGTGCAAGAAGCTCAGATGAAGTTGAATACACTACTGTTAAGAAAATTAACCTGAAAAAT CCGAATTCAGCTGAAGCAGAAAG GAAAAAAATACCTAAAGAGAAACCGGTCCAAAGTAAAGCAAG attaaaaagaacacaaCAGATCAGAACGAACAACGC aGTACAGCAAGAAAGAGTTTCATCAGCGAGTGACGCTGATGATCGAAAAGATAAAAAGAGAGTAAAACCAATGTCGAAAAAAGAAGACGAGGAAAAG AAACTCATTGAAGAGATTCAAAGGCAGGCGAAAGTATCTGAAGAGAAACTGAGAGAAGAGATACAAAAAATACAGGAAGAAAAAGAAGAG CGAGAAGTAGCGTTGAAGAAAATGCACGACCTTCAACTTCAACAACGTGAAGAGTTGAATAAAAAGCAGGAACAAGAAGCAAAG AAAAGAGAGCAAATATTGAAGAATGAAATTCACGAACTGAAAAGTGATCTGAATAAC CAAAACAGTAAACTTCAAGATAACTACAACATTTTGCTGTCGTTGCAAGAGCAGTTACTACGTATGCAACAG agtCAAATAAAACCTTCACCATTAGAAAAG CAGCATGTGCAACCATTAAAAGAAAATCCGAAAGAAGCTTCCCACAAGTCACCAAAAAGCTCAGTATGTCTAATCATGTAG